DNA from Amorphoplanes friuliensis DSM 7358:
CCGTCGCATGAGGCCCACCAGAGATCTGTTAACAACCCTTGATATTTGGGTGAACGGACGTGAGGATGTGGGGGACCGAGGCGGTCATCGATGCGTCAGGGAGCGGCCATGAGAAGACGTCGTACCGTATTCGCGCTGATAGCGGGCGCTGCGATGACCGTGGCCACGGCCGTCGTGTTCGTTCCGAACAGCATGGCCGCCGTGCAGTCCGCCGCGGTCGTCTGCTCGGCTCCGGCTTGGGCCGAGGGCAACACCTACACCGCGGGCACCCAGGTGACCTACGGCGGCAAGCTCTACTCAGCACTCGTCACTCATACGGCGTACGCAGGTGCCGGTTGGAATCCCGCCGCGACCCCGTCGCTCTGGCGTGATCTGGGCGCCTGCACCGGAAACCCGCCGACGACGCCTCCGCCGACCACCCCGCCGCCCACGACACCCCCGCCCACCACACCTCCGCCGACGACCCCGCCGCCCACGACCACGCCTCCACCCACTGGTGGGAACACCTGCGCCGTCAAGTCGCGGCCCGCGGGCAAGGTCCTCGTCGGGTACTGGGAGAACTGGGACGGCTCCAGCAATGGTGTTCACCCCGGCTTCGGCTGGGTGCCGATCAACGACAGCCGGTTGAAGCAGCACGGGTACAACGTCATCAACGCGGCGTTCCCGGTGATCCGTTCTGATGGGACGGTGCTGTGGGAGAACGGCATGGACGCGACCGTCAAGGTCTCCACGCCGGCCGAGATGTGCTCCGCCAAGGCGAACGGTGCCACCCTGCTGATGTCCATCGGCGGTGCGGCGGCCGGCATCGACCTCAGCTCCAGCACGGTGGCTGATCGTTTCGTGGCGACGATCGTGCCGATCCTCAAGCAGTACAACTTCGACGGCATCGACATCGACATCGAGACCGGCCTGACGGGCAGCGGCAACATCAACACCCTGTCGGCGTCGCAGTCCAACCTGATGCGGATCATCGACGGTGTCCTCGCGCAGATGCCGTCGAACTTCGGCCTCACGATGGCGCCCGAAACCGCGTACGTCACCGGCGGCAGCGTCACCTACGGTTCCATCTGGG
Protein-coding regions in this window:
- a CDS encoding carbohydrate-binding protein — encoded protein: MRRRRTVFALIAGAAMTVATAVVFVPNSMAAVQSAAVVCSAPAWAEGNTYTAGTQVTYGGKLYSALVTHTAYAGAGWNPAATPSLWRDLGACTGNPPTTPPPTTPPPTTPPPTTPPPTTPPPTTTPPPTGGNTCAVKSRPAGKVLVGYWENWDGSSNGVHPGFGWVPINDSRLKQHGYNVINAAFPVIRSDGTVLWENGMDATVKVSTPAEMCSAKANGATLLMSIGGAAAGIDLSSSTVADRFVATIVPILKQYNFDGIDIDIETGLTGSGNINTLSASQSNLMRIIDGVLAQMPSNFGLTMAPETAYVTGGSVTYGSIWGSYLPIIKKYADNGRLWWLNMQYYNGSMYGCSGDSYPAGGVQGFVAQTTCLNNGLVIQGTTIRVPYDKQVPGLPAQPGAGGGYMAPNLVSQSWNSFNGSLKGLMTWSANWDGSRSWTFGDNVKSLQGR